A segment of the Lolium perenne isolate Kyuss_39 chromosome 3, Kyuss_2.0, whole genome shotgun sequence genome:
ATAACGGTTGGTTTCATCCCACTTTTCTTAACGAAGGGTTCGGTGatgaaagaatgagatgctccggaatcaaaaagAACTCGGGCAGGAGTGGAGTTGACTAGGAACGTACCCATCACGATGTCCGGAGCTTCCTCGGCCTCTTCAGCGCTGTCATGGTTCAGGTGTCCATGGGCGGCATTGGCCTGCTTCTTGACAACAGGCTTCTTCCCTGACGCCGTCCTAGCTTGAGCTTGATTGGGTCTTGGTGCGTTGGCGCGTTGAGGCATCCTCATCTTGGTAGGGCACTCACGAGAGAAGTGCCCCGGCTTCCCACAAGCGAAACATCCATCTCCTTGAGGACGAGCGGGCGGATTGGGGCGAGGGTTGTTGTTGTAACCTCCTCCACTGGAACGAGGCTGTGGAGCTGAACGGTTGGTGTTGAAGGTGTTGGGACGGTATGCAGGAGCTTAGGTGGTGTTTCTCTGGGGCGGAGTGGATGATCTGGTAGGGGGCGGGCTGCGATACTTGGGGTTGCTAGGTCCACTCTGTTGCTGTTGCATCTTGCGCTTCCTGGTCTCAAAAGTAGCCTTGCGCTTGGATTCCACCATGATGGCAGCATCCACAAGCGACTCCAAGTCGGGGTAGGGTACAACCACGAGGATACTCTGAATTTCTTCATGCAGACCATTCATAAAACGGTCACGCTTCTTCTCATCAGTGTGTGTGTCCTGAGGGGCGTACCTTGCTAAGGTGTTGAACTTGTCGAGGTAATCCACCACATTGGAGTTGTTCTGCTTCAAGTTGAAGAACTCATcacgcttcatcttgatcaatccCGTAGGGATGTGAGCTTTACGGAACTTGGCGGTGAACTCTTCCCAGTTGATGACATGATCAACAGCTTGCATGGCTTTGACATTCTCCCACCAGGCTCGGGCAGGGCCGGAAAGAAAATGGGTGGCGAGAAGAACTTTCTCGTTATCTCCCACGGTAGCGACTTCCAGGTTGTTTTCAATTGTGCGGAGCCAATCATCCGCGTCTAGGGGAGCGGTGCATTTGGAAAACACGGGcggattggtgttctggaaatCCCTAAGACGTGATCTTGGCGCTTCCTCCCCGTGTCCATCTCCTTCTTCATTGCCACGGTTTCCCGCGGCAACTTGAGCAATTTGCCGAAGTGCGGCAATGTTGGCTTCACTTTCCGCGCGAGCACGCTGGCGGTCTTCCATCAAAAGGCGCATGATTTTTGTCATGTCGGGATCAGGGGGTGGCGGTGGGTTTTCGGAAGTGGAACCTCCTCGGCGAGTCTCAACCATCTGGGGAGGTAAAGATGATAGAAATGGTAATGAGATGACGGAAAAAGAGATATTCGGGAGTTCAAGTGCTTGCCAAGGGGAAGGAGTGTGCATGCATAAGAAAAAGAAACTTCGAAGGAGAAAGAAGCATAACAAACACGAATGCAAACATTCAACCACAACGTCGGTACTacccaaaagcatcaaagttcacAACCACCAAGGTCACATAAGGACCAACAAGCACGACGTTACATAGGGGACACTATCTCATAACAAGTCTCGCAAGTGCACATCTAGAAGTCATCAAGAGGAGCGGAAGGGCCATCAAACGGGGGCTCCTCGGGGTCTTGCTCCTCATCATCCGGTGTAGCCTCGATGGTGCGGAGAGGCGCGGGTTCTTCGGCCTCGTCGTTGATGAAGGCGCGAtcctcatcatcttcttcatcaaGCCCGCCGAGTCCTTCCTCCTCCATGTAGTCCTCATTGTCGCTAACAAGAGCGGTGCCCTCCTTACGGAGATCGTCACCCTCGTCCTAGACACCCTCCAACTTTTCTTCGGCATCTCGAAGAGCGGACTTAAGGTGCATCACCTTCACCTTGAGCATGTAGTTGGCTTCATGAACCCGGAGCTTCTTCTTCTGCTGGCGACGATACTTCAGTTTGGCAAGCTTCAACTCCATCTTGAGTCCCTCCATCTCATGCTTCAGCACTTCATTCTCCATCCTGTTGGAGTCAAGACTGAGCTGGGTCTTGAACAACAGGTTCTCCATCTGGGCGGTCTGGCGTCCAAGGGGACAAGTGTAGGGAGTCATAGTGGGAATCCCTTCCTCATTGCGGCGCCCCAAGAGAGCATGAGGGAGCCCCTTCGCCTCCAACTCAGCTAGGTGGTGGAAACAAAGGCGCGCGAGAGATGCTTGCAGCACCCTCACAAGACCCTCCTCCCAAGTGCGGTCGAAGACCTGGACCTCAATCTCCTCGATGTCCCTCACATGAGAGCCCCGGAGCGTGCAAACCACCATCCAAGACATCTCGCCTTCCTTGGTGCACTCCATCTGTCCTCCCTTCACTTCGGGCAGCAGGCGTCCAACGGCCCGCGACACCTCGATGAGGGCAATCTCAAACAGAAAACGGGGCTGGTCATAGCCCAGCTGGCGGCTCATGGTGAACATCGGTG
Coding sequences within it:
- the LOC139838032 gene encoding uncharacterized protein; translation: MTKIMRLLMEDRQRARAESEANIAALRQIAQVAAGNRGNEEGDGHGEEAPRSRLRDFQNTNPPVFSKCTAPLDADDWLRTIENNLEVATVGDNEKVLLATHFLSGPARAWWENVKAMQAVDHVINWEEFTAKFRKAHIPTGLIKMKRDEFFNLKQNNSNVVDYLDKFNTLARYAPQDTHTDEKKRDRFMNGLHEEIQSILVVVPYPDLESLVDAAIMVESKRKATFETRKRKMQQQQSGPSNPKYRSPPPTRSSTPPQRNTT